A stretch of Paenibacillus peoriae DNA encodes these proteins:
- the rsmG gene encoding 16S rRNA (guanine(527)-N(7))-methyltransferase RsmG produces the protein MDAIQQQFKQRLAEHSIVINDSQLEQFEAYYRVLVEWNEKMNLTGITERDAVYTKHFYDSLSLAFYVPLKDVESLADIGSGAGFPGIPLKICFPQIQLTIVDSLNKRIQFLAHVVEQLGLENVELVHSRAEELGRKPGYRDSYDLVTARAVARLAVLNEFCLPFVREGGHFAAMKGNDPTEEIKEASYSLKELKGKIKHVQAFQLPVEDAARHMIIIEKRAATPRKYPRKPGTPLKAPLV, from the coding sequence ATGGACGCGATACAACAGCAATTTAAGCAGCGGCTGGCAGAGCATAGTATTGTGATTAATGACAGTCAGTTAGAGCAGTTTGAAGCATATTACCGTGTGCTGGTTGAGTGGAATGAAAAAATGAACCTGACGGGTATTACTGAGCGCGATGCAGTGTACACCAAGCATTTTTATGATTCTCTTTCCCTGGCTTTTTATGTTCCGTTAAAAGATGTGGAAAGCCTGGCCGATATTGGGTCAGGTGCAGGTTTTCCAGGTATTCCTTTGAAAATATGCTTTCCGCAGATTCAGTTGACTATTGTAGATTCGTTGAACAAACGGATACAGTTCTTGGCCCATGTAGTAGAGCAGTTGGGTTTGGAAAATGTTGAACTGGTTCACAGCAGGGCAGAGGAATTGGGGCGTAAACCAGGATACCGTGATAGCTATGATCTAGTGACAGCCAGAGCGGTTGCTCGTCTCGCCGTATTGAATGAATTTTGTTTGCCGTTTGTCCGTGAAGGAGGACACTTTGCCGCGATGAAGGGCAATGATCCTACCGAGGAAATCAAGGAAGCTTCTTACAGTTTGAAAGAGCTAAAGGGAAAAATCAAACATGTTCAGGCCTTCCAGTTACCTGTTGAAGATGCAGCCAGACATATGATTATTATTGAGAAAAGAGCGGCGACACCACGGAAATATCCGCGTAAGCCGGGTACTCCTTTGAAGGCGCCGTTAGTGTAA
- the noc gene encoding nucleoid occlusion protein, with protein MKEQFSKLFGLTERSTGDEIKQIPVRDIVSSPYQPRTIFDDEKIDELCQTIKTHGVIQPIVVRFRNGQYEIIAGERRWRAVTKLGMESIPAIVREFNDSQAASIALIENLQREGLTAIEEAVAYQKLIDLHQLTQESLAQRLGKSQSTIANKIRLLHLPERVKEALMERKVSERHARALLSLETEELQYKVLDEVIAKELNVKQTEARVAFYKQVSTNKKSKRISFTKDVRLALNTIRQSIDMVSGSGLDIKTKESDHEDHYEIVIQIPKRK; from the coding sequence ATGAAAGAACAATTTTCCAAGCTATTTGGTTTGACGGAGCGATCTACTGGGGACGAAATAAAACAAATTCCAGTTCGGGATATTGTCAGCAGTCCTTATCAGCCCCGTACCATATTTGACGACGAGAAGATTGATGAGCTATGCCAGACCATTAAGACGCATGGTGTAATTCAACCGATTGTCGTTCGTTTCCGTAATGGGCAATATGAGATTATAGCAGGGGAACGTCGTTGGAGAGCTGTCACCAAGCTGGGTATGGAATCTATTCCAGCTATTGTTCGTGAGTTTAATGATTCACAAGCTGCATCCATCGCGTTGATTGAAAATCTTCAACGGGAAGGGTTAACTGCGATTGAAGAGGCTGTAGCTTACCAAAAGCTGATTGATCTACATCAGCTCACCCAGGAAAGCCTCGCTCAACGACTTGGCAAAAGCCAATCCACTATTGCTAACAAGATACGGCTGCTTCATCTACCGGAGAGAGTGAAAGAGGCTCTAATGGAACGGAAGGTATCCGAGCGTCATGCTCGTGCATTATTGTCATTAGAGACTGAAGAACTACAGTACAAGGTTTTAGATGAAGTCATTGCCAAGGAACTCAATGTGAAGCAGACAGAGGCACGAGTTGCCTTTTATAAACAAGTATCCACTAATAAGAAATCGAAGCGGATTTCCTTTACCAAGGATGTCCGGCTTGCGCTGAATACAATTCGTCAATCCATTGATATGGTGTCTGGCTCAGGCTTGGATATCAAGACCAAGGAATCTGATCATGAGGATCACTATGAGATTGTCATTCAAATTCCCAAACGTAAGTAA